A window from Candidatus Poribacteria bacterium encodes these proteins:
- a CDS encoding TlyA family RNA methyltransferase: MATRSTHSREPKAESRKPRAKKRIDTFLVEHDLVESREQAKRLILAGAVTVNGNSKIKPGQRIPPNAKVIVQHQQKYVSRGGLKLEKALHTFDINVHNRVALDVGASTGGFTDCLLQHGAKFVYAIDVGYGQLAWKLRTHPQVQPIEKTNIRHLTPAQLKTTALNSTEDAASIAVIDVSFISLRTVLPSVIKLLTLNGSQRSAVSGQQERVPSPENLLTDSHNADSHYDIIALLKPQFEAGKVHVKKGGIVSDKQVHIQTIENLSAFVTEKLGATVRGLTYSPIHKDIRNIEYLLWLMVDGERMNSYQLQHTTAEVVDAAHESFGNDSQQPAVSGW, encoded by the coding sequence ATTGCAACACGATCCACTCATAGCCGAGAGCCGAAAGCCGAGAGCCGAAAGCCGAGAGCCAAAAAACGAATAGACACTTTTCTGGTAGAACACGACTTGGTAGAGAGCCGGGAACAGGCGAAACGGCTCATTCTTGCAGGTGCGGTGACCGTTAACGGAAACTCCAAAATTAAGCCAGGGCAACGTATTCCCCCCAATGCCAAGGTAATCGTGCAGCATCAGCAAAAATATGTGAGCCGAGGCGGGTTGAAGTTAGAAAAGGCGTTACATACCTTTGATATAAACGTTCACAATCGTGTCGCACTTGATGTTGGTGCATCAACGGGTGGATTCACAGATTGCCTCCTCCAGCACGGTGCAAAATTCGTCTATGCCATTGATGTCGGTTACGGGCAACTGGCGTGGAAACTCCGCACGCACCCACAGGTGCAACCGATTGAGAAAACGAACATCCGGCACCTAACACCAGCGCAGCTAAAAACAACGGCGTTAAACAGCACAGAAGACGCTGCCTCCATTGCTGTGATTGATGTTTCCTTCATTTCTTTGAGAACGGTTCTGCCGAGCGTCATCAAACTTCTTACGCTAAATGGCAGTCAGCGGTCAGCCGTCAGCGGTCAGCAAGAGCGTGTCCCTTCACCAGAAAACCTCTTAACTGACAGCCATAATGCCGATAGCCATTACGACATCATCGCACTGCTGAAACCACAATTTGAAGCCGGTAAAGTCCATGTGAAAAAGGGTGGAATCGTCTCCGACAAACAGGTACATATCCAGACGATAGAGAACCTCAGTGCTTTCGTCACGGAAAAACTCGGAGCCACAGTGAGAGGTCTGACCTATTCCCCAATCCACAAGGACATCCGGAATATTGAGTACTTGCTCTGGCTTATGGTCGATGGTGAGCGCATGAATTCCTATCAACTCCAGCATACGACTGCTGAGGTTGTAGATGCTGCGCATGAATCTTTTGGAAATGACTCTCAGCAACCAGCAGTCAGCGGGTGGTAA
- a CDS encoding translocation/assembly module TamB domain-containing protein — MNLLEMTLSNQQSAGGKRRFVRPKAVACNIGAGGFEKGTLKMKAALFFRKVKLKIFVAIFLIVGLCGGFFFVRSRTFLDWVEGRLETELKNRITGDYTVNIGKIEGNILGSVSIKSVEISTENKPVISTGKVVLKYNLLGLLTRRFEVKELRVAAPQVNAKPDPDKLNLFNIFLANPTGKDTPQFDFSIEVLHFTDGTIGYTDTQRNLSLSIEGVTIRVKRPLNTGKHNGTFAIKSGSFKVNGAETAIDKFDADFHILASSSTLDKLRLEFGDSDLEVTGGFTHTETTTSWNSTLDLSLNLADIEPFFGEDIELEGVVDATLTANGNPDSALAGTLSAEIPKFSAVTAKNIPKITLTAGRIDADFNAEPTPIFTLKTLSFQVADGTVVGDGSITSENALEGDLLSQLQQMLTHPVTYRGKWDATKIHLIPLVSMFFQLPENLQDSTGLLSSSGEFSGNRADTSSLKLDSKVVLTETTLDEVKLDDSTFNCAIAAGELKIDGNLDETEINVTGPFPVGGQDVLEIHASGIDFDDVMKIANSADIGGTAELSAQLSDGTLKGAMEIPNATFNGIPIGVLTGDFRYQKGRVYIENGLMTKKTLGGQQTEWKDGKMEGREPNAYSNPPTFQPSSQITAYESRTTITGTVEVKGEFPADISVVADPVYVQHYSKLLLGAEYPVDGEIRGELKLDGTLINLDGTANFSVTEGVAWGIHLDPLTLPLEIEDYNLTIPDFKITTRGQQVTLNVAVASNRDYDLLLESDAPVHLEEIAKAANIPDFPFEGEFDVRVVGTLKKPVSADFRLELDFSELTFLHIERGVKYPLGDVYLLGKLVERKNTTGESDLFDFSGHGFEKTSRIQGYVSMALGNPYRFTADSEEFDVTPILPILHPTLAAVTGTAAGNASISGTIADLVAPAEDIGSEAQKQQIYPYDVDIFVNSCQLLVNRRPLRGGSVEPESSLTEHRRFPMADSLSFTNAEPIRLHLKDDKWTIDAFSLTIPEDTSSFLELTGTLDAKSEVMNLHAVSDGFALSPFGEVLGLPRGMLQTGTFRYDLKATGTPIEPNLQLEWSSPTLILETEAGDIDITDAGGTITYQEDILRFERCAFKLFGNDVNLEGYVDVQPEAINASELHLRVDTITLDLATLPIEVIDNLVTTNSEITGILEASIEIGGTLAEPHALLYAETAGQRPIRLVSYIPSITLERLRVDILFDAEFIRVQRMEANGQIGEGPYSVQGKASFSRRNSHQSSVNTGQLREGSVKSDPSLTDNRKPTIDNYFDIDVSASQVEIGDYGFASGYINLSGTGLTPQQITVIGEINELELDSYDFRLTNSAPLRFSLNAPQTREGNSLRPSNLPIKTVARNGMEGEYSERHVKAQISPVSPQGKIKIQIPLQLESPAMTVATEVNIAGTITAPEIAVDWHGTLNEKQWTGKIQYRDERINITEIELKNSEGTLSLVGVIPFNLTFEAMDISKRFIAETPIDVRLRGSELPLNFFPGIETVFSEADGTVDIDLGIQGTSQSPYAVGNVFVEALQLRLKDFHGFPLQDMRMHLSAREDLIDFAEFRFDIADGYCRLEQGQIALEGLTPKYLILRGLKLERFPLGSAVRDALPPDLLEDVEGHITTTLRTLTVPFDSFLATGESMPFPQVRKIPSPIDLMAVSNASLSIDNVRLAFKAMERHYDFQDPRPAPIVLSDGTFVLTNNFTLENRDEFSIKQTFTAEDAKPDGLLGNEQTLPAKTTLRIDAESKWSVNGEFDGALRFKNFDVSVITDRWPAPYRVTGALSGSLQMSGTSENPKITLRRHENEPAELYLHDIPIDLRWRIRYQNGKWEITEKRYVEVTFGENQLTFSWTMPYEFALIPFLTALQQAPEGVWTQLQQTPMRGTLDIKVNDLTMLPSVVPGLSTATGTSEIHTKLTGTMETPQVDGNIRFEDIGFGFPDANIRVKEAEGDIQLSETGANIKQFEGILNDGRFVVGGSIIAPPDRRIWEKPPTLNVSTGLTSTVFEQSGQYRVDLASTSLRLTGELLRPRLTGELHISGGYYQQNWESVRDWLTGVSVKETELVLDYPVLRDLHLDAVDINISDNFRVLSSITGPTDIEIACLGKLFGTMSQPVFSGNVSVLNGKVGFIAQTFEFLEGSRISNQSAVDFDPELNIFLRTPNRIRGVLPRDGSTVDLQVYASFTGTLSNPNFVLSAPPETTTEVLSYDDIIDFLLRNAALSGALGGFTFSFHRPLDEDTRSISAEYPLGKNVSIKIETNEKREHGIDLEFKGRF, encoded by the coding sequence ATGAATCTTTTGGAAATGACTCTCAGCAACCAGCAGTCAGCGGGTGGTAAAAGACGTTTTGTTAGACCCAAAGCAGTAGCCTGCAACATCGGCGCAGGCGGATTTGAGAAAGGGACTTTAAAGATGAAAGCTGCGTTATTCTTCCGCAAGGTAAAATTAAAAATTTTTGTTGCGATATTTCTCATTGTCGGACTCTGCGGGGGGTTTTTCTTTGTTCGCTCACGGACTTTTCTGGATTGGGTGGAGGGACGGCTTGAGACTGAACTCAAAAATCGGATAACGGGGGACTACACGGTAAACATCGGCAAAATAGAGGGAAATATCTTAGGAAGCGTCAGCATTAAAAGCGTTGAGATTTCCACGGAAAACAAACCCGTAATTTCCACAGGAAAAGTCGTACTCAAATACAATCTGTTAGGATTGCTAACTCGGAGATTTGAGGTGAAGGAACTCAGGGTGGCCGCCCCGCAAGTCAACGCAAAACCTGACCCTGATAAACTTAATCTGTTCAATATTTTCCTCGCAAATCCGACCGGTAAGGACACACCACAATTCGATTTTTCCATTGAAGTGCTCCACTTTACTGACGGAACAATCGGCTACACCGACACGCAACGGAACCTTTCCTTAAGTATCGAGGGCGTTACTATTCGGGTGAAACGACCGCTCAATACAGGGAAGCATAACGGAACGTTTGCAATTAAGAGTGGCAGTTTCAAGGTCAACGGTGCTGAGACGGCAATTGACAAATTTGATGCCGATTTTCATATTTTAGCCAGCAGTAGCACATTAGATAAACTTCGATTGGAATTTGGCGACTCCGATTTGGAGGTTACGGGTGGATTTACCCACACAGAAACCACCACTTCTTGGAACAGCACGCTTGACTTGAGCCTGAACCTCGCAGATATAGAGCCTTTTTTCGGTGAAGACATCGAACTTGAAGGTGTTGTGGACGCAACACTGACAGCAAATGGGAACCCAGATTCTGCCTTAGCCGGAACACTCTCTGCGGAAATTCCAAAATTCTCCGCTGTCACAGCAAAGAACATTCCCAAAATAACGTTGACAGCAGGACGCATTGACGCGGATTTCAACGCTGAACCCACCCCAATATTCACATTAAAAACACTCAGTTTCCAAGTCGCCGATGGCACCGTGGTCGGTGATGGAAGTATCACATCAGAAAACGCGTTGGAAGGTGATCTGCTAAGCCAACTTCAACAAATGTTAACCCACCCGGTGACTTACCGCGGAAAATGGGACGCTACAAAAATACATCTGATCCCTCTGGTGTCGATGTTCTTCCAACTGCCAGAAAATTTGCAAGACAGCACAGGACTCCTCTCAAGCAGCGGAGAATTCAGCGGAAATCGGGCAGATACCTCAAGCCTCAAACTCGACAGCAAGGTAGTCCTAACGGAGACAACCCTTGACGAAGTCAAACTTGACGATTCAACCTTCAATTGCGCAATAGCAGCGGGTGAATTGAAAATCGACGGGAACTTAGATGAAACCGAGATTAATGTCACAGGTCCCTTCCCTGTAGGTGGACAAGATGTATTGGAGATTCACGCATCGGGCATCGATTTCGATGATGTGATGAAGATTGCCAACAGTGCGGATATAGGCGGGACAGCGGAATTGTCTGCGCAGTTGTCGGACGGGACGCTGAAAGGGGCCATGGAGATCCCGAATGCGACTTTCAACGGCATTCCGATCGGTGTGTTGACTGGTGATTTTCGCTATCAAAAGGGACGGGTCTACATCGAAAACGGGTTGATGACGAAGAAAACACTTGGCGGTCAGCAGACGGAATGGAAGGATGGAAAAATGGAAGGCAGGGAACCAAACGCCTATTCCAACCCTCCAACCTTCCAACCTTCCAGTCAAATAACGGCGTATGAGAGCCGAACGACAATTACAGGAACTGTGGAGGTTAAAGGCGAATTCCCTGCGGATATCAGCGTCGTTGCTGATCCGGTTTACGTCCAACATTACTCGAAATTATTGTTAGGTGCCGAATATCCTGTAGATGGCGAAATCAGAGGTGAACTCAAATTAGATGGAACCCTTATCAATCTGGATGGCACTGCCAATTTCAGTGTTACCGAAGGCGTGGCATGGGGGATCCATTTGGATCCGTTGACGCTCCCTTTGGAAATTGAGGATTACAACCTGACGATACCAGATTTCAAGATAACGACTCGCGGGCAGCAGGTTACACTCAATGTCGCAGTCGCCTCCAACAGGGACTATGATCTCCTCCTCGAAAGCGACGCACCTGTCCACTTAGAAGAAATTGCGAAGGCAGCAAATATTCCCGATTTCCCTTTTGAAGGAGAATTCGATGTTCGGGTGGTTGGAACGCTCAAAAAGCCAGTGAGTGCTGATTTTCGGCTGGAACTCGATTTTTCGGAATTAACCTTCTTGCACATCGAACGCGGGGTGAAATATCCGCTCGGTGACGTCTACCTACTCGGTAAACTCGTGGAACGGAAAAACACCACCGGTGAATCTGACCTCTTCGACTTTTCTGGACACGGGTTTGAGAAAACGAGTCGGATTCAGGGTTACGTCAGCATGGCTCTCGGAAACCCCTACCGATTTACAGCGGATAGTGAGGAATTTGATGTTACGCCAATCCTGCCTATATTACACCCAACACTTGCGGCGGTTACGGGGACCGCTGCCGGGAACGCATCAATCAGTGGAACGATCGCAGATCTTGTCGCACCAGCCGAGGACATAGGCTCTGAAGCCCAAAAACAGCAAATCTATCCCTATGATGTGGATATTTTCGTTAATAGTTGTCAGTTATTAGTTAACAGGCGTCCGTTAAGAGGTGGGTCCGTTGAACCGGAGTCTTCTTTAACTGAACACCGACGGTTTCCGATGGCTGATAGCCTTTCTTTTACCAATGCTGAACCGATTCGCTTGCATCTCAAAGACGACAAATGGACAATTGATGCTTTTTCTTTAACAATACCCGAAGATACGTCCTCATTTCTTGAATTGACTGGGACATTGGATGCGAAAAGTGAAGTGATGAACCTGCACGCTGTATCTGATGGATTCGCACTATCTCCGTTTGGAGAGGTATTGGGGCTGCCGCGTGGCATGCTGCAAACTGGCACCTTTCGTTACGACTTGAAAGCGACCGGAACACCCATCGAACCCAACCTTCAGTTAGAATGGTCAAGCCCGACGCTAATATTAGAAACAGAAGCGGGTGATATTGACATTACCGATGCAGGGGGTACAATAACATATCAAGAGGATATCCTGCGTTTTGAGAGGTGTGCTTTCAAACTTTTCGGTAACGACGTGAACTTGGAAGGGTACGTTGACGTTCAACCCGAAGCGATTAACGCATCGGAGTTACACCTACGCGTTGATACCATTACCTTGGATCTCGCCACCTTGCCAATAGAAGTTATTGATAACCTTGTTACCACCAATAGCGAAATAACTGGAATTTTAGAGGCGTCAATAGAGATCGGCGGCACACTCGCTGAACCTCATGCTCTGTTATACGCTGAAACAGCCGGACAGCGTCCGATCCGCTTGGTCTCCTATATCCCTTCTATCACGTTGGAGCGACTTCGTGTAGATATTCTTTTCGATGCCGAATTTATACGTGTTCAAAGGATGGAGGCAAACGGTCAAATCGGAGAGGGTCCCTATAGTGTCCAAGGGAAAGCCTCGTTCTCACGTCGAAATAGCCATCAATCTTCAGTTAACACGGGTCAGTTAAGAGAGGGTTCGGTTAAATCAGATCCCTCTTTAACTGATAACCGAAAACCGACAATTGATAACTATTTTGATATTGATGTATCAGCGTCACAAGTAGAAATTGGGGACTATGGTTTCGCTTCAGGATATATTAATCTCAGCGGTACAGGCTTAACCCCACAGCAGATTACGGTAATCGGTGAAATAAACGAACTGGAACTTGATAGCTATGATTTTCGTCTTACCAATAGTGCGCCGCTCCGATTCAGTCTAAACGCCCCTCAAACCCGTGAGGGAAATTCTCTGCGACCTTCCAATCTTCCGATCAAAACCGTAGCCCGTAATGGAATGGAGGGCGAATACTCAGAGAGGCATGTCAAAGCCCAAATCAGCCCTGTTTCTCCGCAGGGTAAAATTAAAATACAGATTCCCTTACAACTCGAATCACCGGCTATGACAGTCGCGACAGAAGTCAACATTGCAGGCACCATCACTGCTCCTGAAATCGCGGTAGATTGGCACGGCACACTCAATGAGAAGCAATGGACAGGCAAAATCCAGTATCGAGATGAACGCATAAACATCACCGAAATAGAACTCAAAAACAGTGAAGGAACGTTAAGCCTCGTAGGTGTTATTCCGTTTAATCTGACATTTGAAGCGATGGACATATCTAAGCGGTTTATTGCGGAAACCCCCATTGATGTGCGTCTTCGAGGGAGTGAACTGCCTCTCAATTTTTTCCCAGGGATAGAGACTGTCTTTTCTGAGGCAGATGGCACCGTTGACATAGATTTGGGAATACAAGGCACAAGTCAATCGCCATACGCTGTAGGCAACGTGTTTGTTGAGGCGTTGCAACTCCGCCTTAAGGACTTCCACGGGTTTCCACTGCAGGATATGCGAATGCACCTCAGTGCGCGGGAAGATCTGATTGATTTCGCAGAGTTCCGATTTGACATAGCGGATGGTTACTGTAGGCTCGAACAGGGACAGATTGCATTAGAGGGATTAACGCCGAAATACTTGATATTACGAGGGTTGAAATTAGAACGGTTTCCGCTGGGTTCAGCTGTCCGTGATGCCTTACCGCCAGACCTGTTAGAAGACGTGGAGGGACATATAACAACGACACTCAGAACATTAACGGTCCCGTTTGACAGTTTTTTAGCAACTGGAGAAAGTATGCCGTTTCCGCAGGTCCGAAAGATCCCCTCACCCATAGATCTTATGGCTGTTTCAAACGCGAGTTTATCAATTGATAACGTTCGTCTCGCTTTCAAGGCAATGGAGCGGCACTATGATTTCCAAGATCCCAGACCGGCTCCGATTGTTCTCAGTGATGGCACTTTTGTTTTAACGAATAATTTTACGCTTGAAAATCGAGACGAATTTTCAATCAAGCAGACCTTTACCGCTGAGGATGCAAAACCTGACGGTTTACTTGGTAACGAACAAACACTTCCAGCCAAGACGACGCTTCGTATTGATGCTGAAAGCAAATGGTCGGTAAACGGGGAGTTTGATGGTGCCCTTCGGTTCAAGAATTTTGACGTCTCAGTGATAACCGATAGGTGGCCCGCGCCGTATCGGGTTACCGGTGCGCTTTCTGGAAGCCTACAGATGAGCGGAACCAGTGAGAACCCGAAGATAACGCTGCGGCGGCACGAAAATGAACCTGCTGAACTCTATCTACACGACATCCCGATTGACCTGCGATGGAGAATTCGGTATCAGAACGGAAAATGGGAAATAACAGAAAAAAGATACGTTGAAGTCACATTCGGTGAAAACCAGTTGACTTTCTCGTGGACAATGCCCTACGAATTTGCGTTAATTCCGTTTCTGACGGCACTGCAACAGGCACCAGAAGGGGTTTGGACGCAACTCCAGCAGACCCCGATGCGTGGAACTTTAGATATAAAAGTAAACGACCTTACCATGCTACCGTCTGTGGTTCCCGGACTCAGCACCGCAACAGGCACAAGCGAAATTCATACCAAATTGACAGGGACAATGGAAACCCCACAAGTCGATGGTAATATACGTTTCGAGGATATTGGGTTTGGGTTTCCAGATGCGAATATTCGGGTTAAAGAGGCTGAGGGCGACATTCAATTATCTGAAACAGGGGCGAATATAAAGCAATTTGAAGGCATCTTGAACGATGGTAGATTCGTTGTTGGGGGTAGCATTATCGCGCCGCCAGATAGACGCATCTGGGAGAAACCTCCGACGCTAAACGTGTCCACCGGTCTCACATCAACTGTTTTTGAGCAATCCGGACAGTATCGGGTTGATCTCGCTTCCACGTCATTGCGTCTAACAGGGGAACTCCTACGCCCGCGTCTAACAGGGGAACTCCACATCAGCGGCGGTTACTACCAACAAAATTGGGAAAGCGTTCGGGATTGGCTTACAGGGGTTTCGGTCAAGGAAACAGAACTTGTGTTGGATTACCCTGTTCTACGCGATTTACATCTGGATGCGGTAGATATTAACATCTCCGATAATTTTCGTGTACTTTCATCAATCACAGGACCTACAGATATTGAAATCGCCTGTTTAGGCAAACTCTTCGGAACTATGAGTCAGCCGGTTTTCAGTGGGAATGTATCGGTACTGAACGGAAAAGTTGGATTCATTGCACAGACTTTTGAATTCCTCGAAGGCTCTCGAATCAGTAATCAGAGTGCCGTTGATTTTGATCCAGAACTCAATATCTTTCTCCGCACCCCGAACCGCATTCGCGGTGTGCTACCGAGAGATGGAAGCACAGTGGATCTTCAGGTGTATGCCTCCTTCACCGGCACCCTTAGTAATCCCAACTTTGTGCTCAGCGCGCCCCCTGAAACGACAACGGAAGTCCTCTCATATGACGATATTATAGATTTTCTCTTACGCAATGCGGCACTTTCAGGCGCGCTTGGTGGATTCACGTTTAGTTTCCATCGTCCGCTTGATGAGGATACGCGATCTATCAGTGCGGAGTATCCACTTGGGAAAAATGTGTCCATTAAAATTGAAACGAACGAAAAAAGGGAACACGGGATTGACCTTGAATTCAAAGGACGGTTCTAA